One window of the Lytechinus variegatus isolate NC3 chromosome 3, Lvar_3.0, whole genome shotgun sequence genome contains the following:
- the LOC121410577 gene encoding RNA-binding protein 15-like, whose amino-acid sequence MDRQQGRKPMRRMRDSPEMQRMPDRDRMSPGSDRYDGRGGAKMGGRMRSMERDDGGRRGTGGDRRPPPRDDYDRPQNYDRPQNFQSDGFQRKEPDCLRITNFPSHVSDTAIRDALFHEFKKYGEVNVRVVFSQAKNERIAYVRFRLPDQARDAMQARGDRLTLFARPLHIVAIVNKTNHNQGQGHDGGYMNNRQNDFQGRRGGMQGKNYRQDMGSSGGGRGRDRDFNRYESNSRNYGNDGYHQNQGRDRDRDATFLPEDDPKATRTVFCGNLEDGIQESEIRRHFERYGFVEEIDIKYPPRGQGNPFAFVKFENLDMAYKAIISMSGQYIGRNQCKTGYGKQSPTNCLWVGGLGPWITLGVLEREFDRFGAIRKIDYIKGDSFAYVQYETVEAAQAAASHMRGVPLGGPDKRLRVDFAEHGPGIQTTKKQFRPYQGPPNHDDGSGGRGYNRYNQDRDIGRDISPPSFRDGSDQWQGGGGGYDGGRGNWQSGSRYKNDNWNRRDNDQSGRMMQRGDNRKRRNGSPDDFAGRDDWSPSNVKASKRRRSPGGDWSPERRKPRDSSHGRDWDASPDGRVRRQRSISSDLSDQDFGSQPMERRRKRSNRRSRIPDSLDNLSDLLNYLPMSWRGHLVLKNSAFATRMFLVGGDADTAEALLPHDLGSDESALRITQRLRLDQPKLDEVGKRISQAGSSGHAILLSVAGTSEDSDSLPSGTQPRALVNLVTYLQQKKAAGVISLPVSGEQNKDNVGVLHAFPPCEFSHKYLLDIAPGLGPDPCKEDHLVVIIVKGAA is encoded by the coding sequence ATGGATCGTCAGCAGGGTAGAAAACCTATGAGGAGGATGAGGGATAGTCCTGAAATGCAGCGAATGCCAGATCGAGATAGAATGAGCCCTGGGAGTGACAGGTATGATGGTAGGGGAGGTGCAAAAATGGGAGGGCGAATGAGGAGCATGGAGAGAGACGACGGTGGCAGGCGTGGGACCGGCGGCGATAGGCGTCCACCACCCCGCGATGACTATGATCGCCCGCAGAATTATGATCGTCCTCAAAACTTCCAAAGTGATGGCTTTCAGAGGAAAGAACCAGATTGTTTAAGAATCACAAATTTCCCTTCTCATGTTTCTGATACAGCAATTAGAGATGctctttttcatgaatttaagaAATATGGTGAAGTTAATGTGCGTGTTGTGTTCAGTCAAGCGAAAAATGAGCGGATTGCTTATGTGAGATTTAGACTTCCAGATCAGGCTAGAGATGCAATGCAAGCTCGTGGTGATCGTCTTACATTGTTTGCAAGACCGTTGCACATTGTAGcaattgtaaataaaacaaatcataatcagGGGCAAGGTCATGATGGTGGTTACATGAATAATAGACAAAATGATTTTCAAGGGAGACGTGGTGGAATGCAGGGAAAGAATTACAGGCAGGATATGGGCAGTAGTGGTGGTGGCAGAGGAAGAGATAGAGATTTTAATCGATATGAATCAAATTCCCGTAACTATGGAAATGATGGGTATCACCAAAATCAAGGTCGTGATAGAGACCGTGATGCAACATTTTTGCCTGAGGATGACCCAAAGGCTACACGTACAGTGTTCTGTGGTAACTTGGAAGATGGTATCCAAGAAAGTGAGATTAGAAGGCATTTTGAGAGATATGGCTTTGTTGAAGAAATTGACATCAAGTATCCACCTCGAGGCCAGGGAAATCCTTTTGCTtttgtgaaatttgaaaatttggaTATGGCTTATAAGGCAATAATCTCTATGTCTGGCCAGTATATTGGGAGGAATCAGTGCAAGACAGGATATGGAAAACAGTCTCCAACAAATTGTCTATGGGTTGGAGGTTTGGGGCCTTGGATCACATTGGGTGTGCTGGAAAGAGAGTTTGATCGCTTTGGAGCAATTAGAAAGATTGATTATATTAAAGGTGATTCATTTGCGTACGTCCAGTATGAAACTGTAGAAGCAGCCCAGGCAGCTGCCAGCCACATGCGTGGTGTTCCTTTAGGAGGACCAGACAAACGACTTCGGGTAGACTTTGCTGAACATGGGCCTGGCATCCAAACAACTAAAAAGCAATTTAGACCATACCAAGGACCACCCAACCATGATGATGGCTCAGGTGGCAGAGGCTACAATCGTTACAATCAAGACAGAGATATTGGTCGAGATATTTCACCTCCTTCATTTCGTGATGGATCTGATCAGTGGcaaggagggggaggaggtTATGATGGAGGTCGTGGGAACTGGCAATCTGGTAGTCGATACAAAAATGATAACTGGAACCGAAGGGACAATGACCAATCAGGAAGAATGATGCAACGAGGTGATAATCGTAAAAGGCGAAATGGATCCCCTGATGATTTCGCTGGTAGGGATGACTGGTCACCAAGCAATGTGAAAGCATCTAAGCGCCGAAGGTCCCCTGGTGGTGATTGGTCTCCTGAGCGAAGGAAACCTAGAGATTCTTCACATGGGCGTGATTGGGATGCTTCACCGGATGGCCGTGTACGCCGTCAACGATCCATAAGTAGTGATCTTTCTGACCAGGATTTTGGTAGTCAACCCATGGAACGTCGTCGAAAGCGAAGTAACAGGCGCTCCAGAATTCCAGATAGCTTAGATAACTTGTCTGATCTTCTCAATTACTTACCAATGTCTTGGAGAGGTCATTTGGTGTTGAAGAACAGTGCATTTGCTACTCGCATGTTTTTGGTAGGAGGAGATGCAGACACTGCTGAAGCTCTGCTGCCACATGACTTAGGAAGTGATGAGTCTGCCTTGAGGATCACACAGCGCCTACGTTTAGATCAACCTAAGCTTGATGAAGTGGGCAAAAGAATCTCGCAGGCTGGATCCAGTGGTCATGCCATTTTGCTTTCTGTTGCTGGAACAAGTGAAGATTCAGACTCTTTACCATCTGGAACCCAGCCACGTGCCTTGGTGAACTTGGTTACTTACCTTCAGCAGAAGAAAGCTGCTGGAGTTATCAGCCTACCAGTTAGTGGAGAGCAAAATAAGGATAACGTTGGTGTCCTTCATGCCTTTCCACCATGTGAATTCAGTCACAAGTACCTTCTTGATATTGCTCCTGGTTTAGGCCCAGATCCTTGCAAAGAGGATCATCTTGTTGTGATCATTGTGAAGGGGGCAGCATAG